In Vicia villosa cultivar HV-30 ecotype Madison, WI unplaced genomic scaffold, Vvil1.0 ctg.001678F_1_1, whole genome shotgun sequence, the DNA window CTAAATGTTATATaatttcatttatattattatataaaaaattgcatgtttttaaatttttttaaaaatatatcgctattaaatctttatacattttaataaaagtatttatttgtttcttaactcacaatatttgataatttttttaatatggttaaaaagacttaaactatatgatattttataattaagtgatttaattttattattaatgcgGATAAACGGATATGGATATAGACATTGAGGTACCCAAAGGGTATGAGCACGGGCTGGAATATTAATACTTATGCGGGTTTAGGCTCGGgtacaataatttttttaaattgcgggtatggggacgggtactatagtaccctgcccaTTCCATCCCTACTTAAACCTTCATTAAAGTTGCTATTAGAATATGGTAAAATCCACCGACTATATAACATATAAGGTTAAGGATATAATTGAGACGTGGCATGAGTGAATTGAGTAATGTCACTAACTATAATTAAGTATTGTATGGAACTTTGTAGATGTTTTGTTAGCAAAAGGATTTAATTTTGTGGATAAGAGATGATTGACAGGTGGGCCACACGCGTGCATGATTTGCTACCAGCCTGTAAAATGACTTTTCTTACAATAAACAGTTCAAAAGTTATTCCCTTTACTTTTTCGACAAAGCTTTGTACATAGACTGGATCATTCATTCATATCACAAAGTAGAACACATTGCATGCAAACTATTAAACACTaggaaaaacaaaactaaactcTCTCAATTCATTGTTCCTTCTTAACACTTTGAAGATTCTTAAAACTCGTTACACATACTTAATTCTTCCTCCAGGAAAACACTTGTCAAGACCGTTTTGGATTGCAGAGAAGCCTTAAGCAATTTGATTCCCTGTTACAAATATAAACATATAAATCTATAAACACAACACTTCAGAAAATTGTACACATGTTTTGAGTTTATTGATTTTGATTTTACCTCATCCATTCCCATCTCAACGATCTTTTCTTGCAAAGTACAAATTTCCTTGATATTGAACTTGTTCAAAAGTGTGATGCTTGATATTGTTGACATTGGCTGAATCACCAAATCATCCATCACCATAAAGGTTACAACATCTTTCACAAAACCACTCTTAATATTGGTGgaaactttctcttcatcaaccttcttatttcCAATATAATGAACTTCTCTGCTCATAAAGTTTGAGCAAGAAGAATAGGCTGGAGTCACAAAAGGAGAGTTGATATTGACAGAACTAGTACATCGAGTTGTGTTATCATTTGTCACCTCAAACTTACACTTATTTGGACACATGAACAGCTTTATTTCTTCATCTTTGTCTTCATTGACATCGTTCTGAGTAAGGAAGCCTGAGATTTGAGTGGAAGAGCTTTGAGCTTTTGGGTTTAAGAGGACATCCTTGGTTTGAAATGGTTGCATGTAATTCTGGTCCAGATTTTCAACGCTCTGATACAGATTTCCTAAGCTACCAACCATGTTATTCGCACTTAGAAGCTTAACTACAGTACCAATAGGTAAGCATAGCAAGTTGAAGAGAAAGTCTATGACAGGTTTTGAAGCTTCGGCAAAGAGAACTTTGTTATTCTTTGTGTCGATAAGAAGCTTCATGGATACTTTGGTGGAAGAAGAAGACGCCATAATATATTGAAAGGGAGTAGTATAATAGACTTAATATGAAAAGCTGTTCATTTATAGACAGATAGATTATTACAAAGAGATGAGTGTGGTTGCACAAATAATTGCTTAAACAAGATAAGATCTATCTTATATCTATAATTGTAGAAGTAAAAGCATATTCACTCTGTTGGTGTGATTTGCTGCACAAAAATAGTGGCTATGATTACTTAATGCAATGAACAGAAATACTCCCTATGTTTCTCttaattttataaaagaaattaaaagttgAAAACTACTAGtagtatattatatatttaaattatttattgtaaAATGGATcaagtaaaaatattttaaacttgtatatattttttctatttttttatattttatattagtgTAATGTGAAATATTTGATTGTGAGTGTGTGAGTACTAGGGGACCAATAATGATTCACGGTAGATTTTATATTGGAAccatttttaattaataactaTTCTTTACCTGTCATTTGAGAAATATGGTGATTTTTCTAGTGTTTTTTGTTTTCCATTTGTGTTGTCTTCATATTATTCTCTATATATTAGTTTTTATTCTCTATATATTTGTGCTGATTTCTATTTTGCTGATGCTGATGTTTGCTTTTCAAGTGATTTTTAAgctttgtttattattttatttttaaagtttaaaattaaatatcaaatttataccaaaaaaaatctaatatttcaattttttttacatatctaATATTTCAATTTAGATGTTAAAGTTTTcatgatttaaaaaaataatattattgttgTCCAAAATGCACGTCAATTCTTCTGTCACATGATCTTcttgcaatttttatttttttatttatataacaaaatattattatgtaatattttttattatattttaatagaacAAGCCAATTAAATTGAAGCATATATgacaaaatattatataaataaaaatgtcttGAGAACCATTTTCTCATATCTCTTCTCAATTTTTTCtaaactttttctaaactttttcttgttttaacatgaGTTTTGTTggtgataagtgtcaaaatgtatttattttgtgtatgtaaatagtggcacttatcaatacttttgttaataccgtttgaataactccccgttttgtgtataaatacgtatactttgtgaatagttgtattttcatatacttttataccatttgatagtttttcctttgtttttataggtattcatgcttattggagccttgaggaataaagtgtcaaaggcacggcttcgatttagcagttttggtgcaagcccgcttagccaccgtcatgCGGACTTCCAtaagctcaaaataaggatgaccaaaatcatcattttgctttccattcattcattattggatagagcattgaataagctttccaacgctttgaactgggcgcaattcggagttacggttctcgagttagggcgaaaacaacaccgggtcatgcgaattttcagacttgttaaaaaggggaaaaatcacatttttaggttacgggttgggtatttttgagtcccaacaccatcaacttcattcttagagtaggattggcttagaaaacaacaccgggtcatgcacttggaagatcggaggtggatttctcatcaaccggagctgacaactcgcgagatgtttggtttatctcttctattctctggGTATTTctttttgttgggtttgtttgtatagttactcgaatcttatgtatatttaccgattataatgttatgtttaccttgctttacaaatctgtgttgatgttgttctggatttttgctctatgctggggatttgggttgctttagagataaatttcttgaatccttatctaggatgataatctgttggttctgaactctagagatagatttagagctagcattcactgtgagtatctgtacttaatgctttcgtgtttgagcggcgcgcgagagatcgccgacgcaagaatacggatgttctcttggttcactcctttttcccactttcaccaaggctatttagtagtagatactagttttatttttctaattcttttattggttgtttgtactcaaattttgttcggtaattcgaagattttttaggtgattttccaaagcttaagtgttt includes these proteins:
- the LOC131636248 gene encoding uncharacterized protein LOC131636248, which produces MASSSSTKVSMKLLIDTKNNKVLFAEASKPVIDFLFNLLCLPIGTVVKLLSANNMVGSLGNLYQSVENLDQNYMQPFQTKDVLLNPKAQSSSTQISGFLTQNDVNEDKDEEIKLFMCPNKCKFEVTNDNTTRCTSSVNINSPFVTPAYSSCSNFMSREVHYIGNKKVDEEKVSTNIKSGFVKDVVTFMVMDDLVIQPMSTISSITLLNKFNIKEICTLQEKIVEMGMDEGIKLLKASLQSKTVLTSVFLEEELSMCNEF